The Mannheimia pernigra sequence ATACCGATCGTATGAATTGGCTTGCCGTCAGACACTAATGAGCGAATACGTTTAGTCACTACTGCAACCGCTTTAATTTCGCCACGTTTAGACCAAACACGGACTTTATCACCATTTTTAATGCCTTTTTCTTCAGCTAATTTCTCGCTGATTTCAACAAATTGCTCTGGTTGAGCAATCACGTTGAGAAGCACATTTTTCGTCCAATAGTGGAAATGTTCGGTTAAACGATAAGTGGTACCAACGTATGGGAATTCATCACTTGTACCTAAATCCTCTTTATCCGTTGGTAAAATACGAGCAACAGGGCTGTAAATTACATTAGGATGTAATGGGTTAGTGCCGATTGGTGTTTCTAATGGCTCATAATGTTCTGGGAATGGGCCATCAATCATACGCTCACGCACGAATAAACCAGATACTCCCTCTGGTTGCATAGTAAATGGCATTGTTGGAGAGTTTGGAGGTGCAGTACCGAAGTCAGCAACATCAATATAGTTCCAGTTTTTACCATTCCATTTCACTAATTGACGTTTTGGGTTCCACGGCTTACCGCTTAAATCTGCTGAAGCACGGTTATAAAGAATACGACGGTTTGCAGGCCATGAAAATGCCCAGCCTAAGGTGTTACCCAAACCAGATGGATCTGAATTATCACGATTAGCCATTTGGTTACCTCTTTGAGTCCATTGACCAGTATAGATCCAACACCCACCAGAGGTTGTACCATCATCACGCATTTGACCAAAGCTTGAAAGTAATTCGCCTTGTTTAACAAGAATATTGCCATTAGCATCTTTAACATCAGCTAAGGCATAACCGTTATTTTCTTTTGCAATTTCCTCTGCTTTCGGCTCTAACGGATTTGCGTAGTTCCAGGTCATCGCTTCGAGTGGTTCTAGCGGTGCTTTACCACCTTCTTTATGATAGAGGTGGATTAACTCCGCTCGAATTTCAGACAAGATATCAACATCTGGTTTTGCTTCGTGTGGAGCATCAGCCGCTTTCCAGTGCCACTGTAGCCAACGACCTGAGTTTGCAATAGAACCATCTTCTTCTGCGAAGCAAGTTGTTGGTAAACGGAATACTTCAGTTTGGATTTCTGCAGAATTTACATTATTGAACTCGCCGTGGTTTTTCCAGAATTCAGACGTATCGGTAATAAGCGGGTCAAAAATGACTAAATATTTCAAATTACTTAACGCTTTGATAATTTTCTGTGAGTTCGGGTAAGAGGCAACAGGGTTCATACCTTGACAGAAGTAACCATTGATTTTGCCTTCATACATTTGCTCAATGAAACGGAAGTGGTCGATGCCCCCTTTTTGTAACTTCGGCAGATAGTGGAAACCAAACTCGTTTTCAGCGGTTGCGTTATCGCCATAGAATGATTTCATCATACTGATGAAGAATTTCGGTGCATTTACCCAATAGTTGACCTGGTCTGCTCCCATTGCTTTCGGTGTAATACGTGTTAAGAATGCTTCTAATGAAACATCGGTTTCGCTAGGCAGTGGTAAGTAAGCTGGAAGCCGTGCTGGGAATAAACCTAAATCAGTAATACCTTGCACGTTTGAGTGACCACGTAATGCGTTTACGCCACCACCCGACACACCGATGTTACCGCACAATAGCTGGATCATCGCCATAGAACGGATATTTTGCGAACCAACGGTATGTTGTGTCCAACCTAACGCATAAAGGAAAGTAGCTGCTTTATCTGGAGCAGAGGTTTTCGCAATTTCTTCACAGAAAATCAAGAAATCTTTTTGTGGTGTGCCTGTAATACGCTCAACCATTTCTGGCGTATAGCGAGAAACGTGTTCACGTAGCATATTCAGTACGCAACGAGGATCTTGAAGGCTCATATCTCTTAACGGATTGCCTTCTTCATCCATTTGGTAAGTCCAAGTAGATCTATCTTTATAGGTACGCGTAGCTTCATCATAGCCAGTAAATAGACCGTCTTCGAATTTGAAGCCTTCGTGTATTAAGAAAGTTGCATTGGTATAGTGTTTAACATATTCGTGTTGAATTTTATCGTTTTTTAACAAATAGTTTATCGCACCTAGTAGGAACGTAATATCCGTACCTGAACGTAATGGCATATAGATATCAGCCACCGCAGCACTTCGGTTAAAGCGTGGATCTACCACCATTAACTTAGCACCATTTTGTTTTTTCGCTTCAATTGCCCAGCGGAAACCTACAGGGTGAGCTTCAGCGGCGTTACCGCCCATAACAATAACGAGATCAGAGTTTTTAATATCAACCCAGTGGTTGGTCATCGCACCGCGACCAAATGATGGAGCAAGACTTGCTACCGTTGGTCCGTGTCAGATACTCGCTTGGTTATCGGTAAATACCATACCGAGAGAGCGAACCCATTTTTGGGTTAATAAACCAGTTTCGTTACTACAGGCAGAACCTGCTAAGAAGCCAGCGGTTAACCAGTGATTAACTGGTGTACCTTCTATATTTTTTTCAATAAAGTTAGCATCACGGTCGTCTTTAATGTGGCGAGAAATACGTTCAATAGCCTCATGCCAAGAAATTCGTTTCCATTCGCTTGAGCCAGGCTCTCGCACCTCAGGATAATGTACACGGCGGTCACTATTTACATAGTCTAACGCGCCTGCTCCTTTAGGACATAATGCACCACGGCTAACAGGATGGTCAGGATCGCCTTCAATATGGAAAAGTTTCCCTTTACTATTCATTGCTTGTCCGCCTAAAGAATACATTAGCATTCCGCAGCCTACAGCACAGTAAGTACAGGTTTGGCGAGTTTCTTTCGCTCTTAAGAGCTTATATTCGCGAGGGGCTGCTAATGCTGCTGTTGGTGCAAAACCTAACATTGCAGCAGAAGTGCTTGCCATTCCACCTGCACAGACCTTAAAGAACTTACGTCTTGAGATCTGCATAATCACTCCAAATCATATAAATGGTAAATAAAAGTAAATGTGATCAAAAAATTGATTTAATAAATCTCTCGAAGAGGTGTATTATTTTCCTGCTAATGAAGGAAAATGAACATACTCTTTTTGGGTAAAAAATAGGCTAAACACCAAAGAAATTTGTTTTAAACCAAATTTAAGCCGCATAATGATACAACTTTTTAACAAAATAAACTACTTTTAAGCATACAAGAGATAAATATTGTGAATAAGATCACAAAAATAGAGGTTAAAAAATTATTATTCTTAACAACTGGGCTGGAAAAGCAATATTGTGAGGATAATTTGATTTCAGAAGTACCCGTTGCGCTAGTTTATAATGGGATTTCGCATACAGTTATGATGGCAACGCCTTCAGATTTAGACGACTTTGCGTTAGGTTTTTCTTTGGCAGAGGGAATTTTGAATGCCCCACAAGAGCTATATGGGCTAGATATTATTGAGCAAGAACAGGGAATAGAAATTCAGCTCGAAATTTCTACGCGTCAATTCGTAGAATTAAAAGAGAAACGCCGTTCAATGGCTGGGCGAACAGGCTGCGGAATTTGTGGTGTTGAGCAATTAGAGCAAGTCCATCAAAGTTGCAAAATTGTTAAAAAAAATAACCGCTTGCAGGGCGTTAATCCGCTAATTTTAGCATATTGTTTAGCACAACTAGAAAATGCTCAATCTTTATCAAAGGAGACGGGAGCAAGCCACGCGGCCGCCTTTTTCAGTATTGATGGAACATTGTTGGCTATTCGTGAAGATGTTGGGCGGCACGTTGCCTTAGATAAGTTGATTGGCTGGTATGCTAAAGCAGGTTTCCCTAATGGTTTTGTCTTTGTGACCAGTCGAGCGAGTTTTGAAATGGTGCAAAAATGTTTGGCAGTGGGGATTGAAATGTTATGTGCGATTTCTGCTACTACAGAAATGGCGACTAAAATGGCTCGTGATAATCAATTCACTTTATTAGCTTTTGCTCGCAAGGGGAAAGCCACAATTTATTCAGGCGCGGAGAGATTGTTTCTTAAATAGTTATGGACATAGCAATTTTATTGGCAGAC is a genomic window containing:
- the fdhD gene encoding formate dehydrogenase accessory sulfurtransferase FdhD, with the translated sequence MNKITKIEVKKLLFLTTGLEKQYCEDNLISEVPVALVYNGISHTVMMATPSDLDDFALGFSLAEGILNAPQELYGLDIIEQEQGIEIQLEISTRQFVELKEKRRSMAGRTGCGICGVEQLEQVHQSCKIVKKNNRLQGVNPLILAYCLAQLENAQSLSKETGASHAAAFFSIDGTLLAIREDVGRHVALDKLIGWYAKAGFPNGFVFVTSRASFEMVQKCLAVGIEMLCAISATTEMATKMARDNQFTLLAFARKGKATIYSGAERLFLK
- the fdnG gene encoding formate dehydrogenase-N subunit alpha: MQISRRKFFKVCAGGMASTSAAMLGFAPTAALAAPREYKLLRAKETRQTCTYCAVGCGMLMYSLGGQAMNSKGKLFHIEGDPDHPVSRGALCPKGAGALDYVNSDRRVHYPEVREPGSSEWKRISWHEAIERISRHIKDDRDANFIEKNIEGTPVNHWLTAGFLAGSACSNETGLLTQKWVRSLGMVFTDNQASIUHGPTVASLAPSFGRGAMTNHWVDIKNSDLVIVMGGNAAEAHPVGFRWAIEAKKQNGAKLMVVDPRFNRSAAVADIYMPLRSGTDITFLLGAINYLLKNDKIQHEYVKHYTNATFLIHEGFKFEDGLFTGYDEATRTYKDRSTWTYQMDEEGNPLRDMSLQDPRCVLNMLREHVSRYTPEMVERITGTPQKDFLIFCEEIAKTSAPDKAATFLYALGWTQHTVGSQNIRSMAMIQLLCGNIGVSGGGVNALRGHSNVQGITDLGLFPARLPAYLPLPSETDVSLEAFLTRITPKAMGADQVNYWVNAPKFFISMMKSFYGDNATAENEFGFHYLPKLQKGGIDHFRFIEQMYEGKINGYFCQGMNPVASYPNSQKIIKALSNLKYLVIFDPLITDTSEFWKNHGEFNNVNSAEIQTEVFRLPTTCFAEEDGSIANSGRWLQWHWKAADAPHEAKPDVDILSEIRAELIHLYHKEGGKAPLEPLEAMTWNYANPLEPKAEEIAKENNGYALADVKDANGNILVKQGELLSSFGQMRDDGTTSGGCWIYTGQWTQRGNQMANRDNSDPSGLGNTLGWAFSWPANRRILYNRASADLSGKPWNPKRQLVKWNGKNWNYIDVADFGTAPPNSPTMPFTMQPEGVSGLFVRERMIDGPFPEHYEPLETPIGTNPLHPNVIYSPVARILPTDKEDLGTSDEFPYVGTTYRLTEHFHYWTKNVLLNVIAQPEQFVEISEKLAEEKGIKNGDKVRVWSKRGEIKAVAVVTKRIRSLVSDGKPIHTIGIPIHWGFAATTGAKKGYFANNLTVRSGDPSSNTPESKCMLLNIERIGG